The sequence AGTGAAGCGCCGCTGACCGTTCAGCCCATGGCGCGACGGTATAAAGCGAGTGTCCATGCCACCGCCTGCATGAACAGCGCGGGATCGTAGCGCGGTCCCTCGTCGCGGAGGAAGGCGTGCTGCGCGTTGACCTCGTGCCATTCGTAGGATGCGCCCACCGCCTCGAGCCGCGTGCGGATAAGCTCACGCCCGTCATAGGGGACATGCGGATCCTGCCGACCCCACACGAACATCGCTTCCGCCTTCAGATCCGCCATCCGCTCAAGGCTATCGTCGGCGCGCCCTTCGCCGAGCGTGCCGGAATGGATGTCGGTCGCGTAGAAGCAGGCCGCCGCCACGACCCGCGGGTCGAGCGCGGCGCGGTAGGCGAGATGGCCGCCGAGGCACACGCCGAACGTCGCCAGCTTTCCATTGCACGCCGCATGTTCGGCCAGCGCGCTCAGGCCGGCGCGGGCGTCGGCATCATAGGCGGCGACGGGCTTGGCGAATTTGAGCGCGTTGCCGCGATCGGTGCCGGCGGGATCGTAGGCCAATACGGTGCCGGCAGGCTCATATTCGTGGTAGACCTCGGGAACCGCGACCACATAGCCATGGCCGGCAAGCATCGCCGCCAGCCGGCGGATCGGCCCGGTGACCTGATAGATTTCGGAAAAGAACAGCACGCCGGGAAAGCGCCCTTCGATCGCCGGTCGGAACAGGTGCATCCGCATCGCGCCGCCGCCGGGCACCGCGACATCCTGAACCTCGTCGCTCCGCAACAGCATCGGCCACCTCCGGTTGAACAAGCACCTGCCATGCGCGTTTACGACCGGCAATGGAACCGCCGCGCGCAGTCGTCCGTCGAGGCGGGCGCGCCACCTGTCGTGTTTCGCGCAGGCGGCGCCATTCATGAATGGTCGATATGGCTTCATGCGGCCAACCGAATGTATAAGAAAGGCGGCTGGCGCGTTACAGGATCGGCGGCGGTGTGAGAGGGCCCGGCCATCTACTCGAACCGCACTCAGCGTGCCGCAGCCATCCTGATCGCGCGGCATTGAAAGGGATCATCAATGTACGGACCCGCCGACCTGGCAATTTCACGGCGCGGCATCATGGCGGGCGGCGCTGCGACCGCCGCGCTGACGACGGTGCCGCTCGTCGAGGCGGACTCAGCGCTGCCGCGTGCCGACCCGCCGAAGATGACGGTCGCGCTGACGGTCAACGGCAAGCACCATGCGCTCAAGCTGGATACGCGCACCACCTTGCTCGACACGCTGCGCGAGCATTTGCAGCTTACCGGCACCAAGAAAGGCTGCGACCACGGCCAGTGCGGCGCCTGCACGGTGATCGTCAACGGCCAGCGCATCAACAGCTGCCTCAGCCTCGCCCTCCAGCATGAGGGCGACGAGATCACCACGATCGAAGGGCTGGGAAGCCCGGACCATCTCCATCCGATGCAGGCCGCCTTCATCGAGCATGACGGCTACCAATGCGGCTATTGCACGCCCGGCCAGATCTGCTCCGCTGTCGCCGTCCTCGACGAGATCCGCCGCGGGGTGCCGAGCCACGTGCAGGCCGACGTCGCGGCCGATCCGAAGGCGACGAACCTCGAGCTGCGCGAGCGCATGAGCGGCAACATCTGCCGCTGCGGCGCCTATTCCAACATCCTCGAGGCGATGGAACAGGTCGCCGGGAGCCACGCATGAAGGCCTTCACCTACAGCCGCGCGAAGAACGCGGCGGAGGCTGCCGCGGCGGTGGCCCACACGCCGGGCGCCAAGTTCCTCGCGGGCGGCACCAATCTGCTCGATTTGATGAAGCTGCAGATCGAGACGCCGACGCATCTGGTCGACGTGCAGGATCTGAAGCTCGACCGCATCGAGGCGACCCCGGAGGGCGGGCTCCGCATCGGCGCGCTCGTCCGTAATACCGCGCTGGCATCCGATCCGCGCGTGCGGCGCGATTATGGCGTGCTCACCCGCGCGATCGTCGCCGGCGCATCGGGGCAATTGCGCAACAAGGCGACGACCGCGGGCAATCTGCTCCAGCGGACGCGCTGCCCCTATTTCTACGACACTAACCAGCCGTGCAACAAACGCCGGCCCGGCAGCGGCTGCGCAGCGATCGGCGGCTATTCGCGGCAACTGGCGATCGTCGGCACGTCCGATGCCTGTATCGCCACCTATCCCGGCGACATGGCAGTGGCGATGCGCGTGCTGGATGCGCAGGTCGAGACGGTCGACCCCACCGGCGCCAAGCGGACGATCCCGATCGCCGACTTCCATCGGCTGTGGGGCGACACGCCGAACGTCGAGACCAATCTCAAGCGCGGCGAACTGATCACGGCGGTGACGCTGCCGCGTCCGCTTGGCGGCCGGCATCTCTACCAGAAGGTGCGCGACCGCGCCTCCTACGCGTTCGCGCTGGTGTCGGTCGCAGCGGTGATCCAGCCCGACGGCAGCGGCCGCGTCGCGTTCGGCGGCGTGGCGCCCAAGCCGTGGCGGGTCGAGCCGGCGGAGGCCGCGATGCGGCGGGGCGCGAAGGCGGTGGCGGCGCAGACGTTCGCCGATGCGCGGCCGACCAACGACAACCGGTTCAAGCTGGCTCTGGCCGAGCGCACGCTCGCCGCGGTCATGGCGGAGGCACGCGCATGAAGTTCGACACGCCAGCCGGCACCAACCCGATCGACCAGCTCAAGGTCGTCGGCCGCCCCACCAACCGCATCGACGGCAAGTTCAAGACCACCGGAACCGCGCCCTACGCCTATGAGCGGCACGACGTCGTCCCGGATCAGGCCTATGGCTTCGTCGTCGGTGCCGCGATCGCCAAGGGCCGCATCACCGCGATGAACACCGCCGACGCGAAGGCCGCGCCGGGCGTGATCGCAGTGGTGACGACGCTCGATTACCCCACCCCTCTGCCGCTCGGCATGATGAACATCGCCCACCTGTTCGGCGGCGCGGAGGTCGCGCATTATCATCAGGCGATCGCCCTCGTCGTTGCCGAGACATTCGAACAGGCACGCGCCGCAGCATCTTTGATCCGGACCGATTATGCCCGCACGCCCGGCAAGTTCGATCTCGCCGCCGAGGTCGATGGCGCACCGCTTGCGCCGGCCGACAGCAAGGACAAGCCGCCGATCGATCGCGTCGGCGACTTTGCGGACGCCTTCGCCGCCGCGCCGGTGAAGATCGACCGGACCTACACCACGCCCGACGAGAGCCATGCGATGATGGAGCCGCACGCCACCATCGCCGCCTGGACCGGCGACAAGCTGACCGTGTGGACCTCCAACCAGATGATCGCGTGGAGCAAGGGCAGTCTCGCCAAGACGCTGTCGATCCCGGCGGCGAACGTGCGCGTCGACTCGCCCTTTATCGGCGGCGGGTTCGGCGGGAAGTTGTTCATCCGCTCCGACGTCGTCCTCGCCGCGCTGGGGGCGAAGGCGGCCAAGCAGCCGGTGAAGATCGCGCTCACGCGGCCGATGATGATGAACAACACCACCCACCGGCCCGCGACGATCCAGCGCGTGCGGCTGGCCGCAACGCGCGACGGCCGGCTGACCGCGATCGCGCACAATTCGACCAGTGGCAATCTGCCCGACGGGCGGCCCGAGACGGCGGTCGCGCAGACCAGATTGCTCTACGCCGCGCCCAATCGCGAGACCTATATGAAGCTCGCGACGCTCGATCTGCCCGAGGGCAACGCCATGCGCGCGCCGGGCGAGGCGCCGGGGCTGATGGTGCTCGAACTGGCGATGGACGAGATGGCCGAGGCGCTGGGCATGGATCCGGTCGAGTTCCGTATCCTGAACGATACCCAGGTCGACCCCGAAAAGCCGAGCCGCCCATTCTCCGAGCGCCATCTGGTCGAGTGCCTGCGCACCGGCGCTGAACGCTTCGGCTGGTCGAAGCGCAACGCCAAACCGGCGCAGGTGCGCGAGGGGCGCTGGCTGATCGGCATGGGCATGGCCGCTGGCTTCCGCAACAACCAGCTCACCAAGTCGGCGGCGCGGATCCGGCTGGAGCATGGCGGCCAGCTAACCATCGAGACCGACATGACCGATATCGGCACCGGCACCTACACCATCCTCGCCCAGACCGCGGCGGAGATGATGGGTGTGCCGATCGAGCGTGTCACGGTACGGCTGGGCGACAGCGACTTTCCGGCATCGGCCGGATCGGGTGGCCAGTGGGGCGCGAACAACTCCACCGCCGGCCTCTACGCCGCCTGCGTGAAGCTGCGCGAGCAGGTCGCCCAGCGGCTCGGCTTCAACACCGCCGACGCCACGTTCGCCGACGGCAAGGTCTCCGCCGGCAATCGCGCGATCCCGCTCGCCGAGGCGGCGCAGGCCGGGCCGCTCGTCGCCGAGGACGGCATCGAATATGGGACGCTCGACAAGCAATATCAGCAATCGACCTTCGCCGGGCACTTCGTCGAGGTTGCGGTCGACAACTACACCGGCGAGACGCGCATCCGCCGAATGCTCGCGGTGTGCGATGCGGGCCGGATCCTCAACCCCAAGGCCGCGCGCAGCCAGGTGATCGGTGCGATGACGATGGGGGTCGGCGCGGCATTGGTCGAGGAGCTGGCGGTGGACAAGCGCTTCGGCTTCTTCGTCAATCACGATCTCGCCAGCTACGAGGTGCCGGTCCATGCCGACATCCCACATCAGGAGGTGATCTTCCTCGACTATCCCGACAACAAATCGTCGCCGATGAAGGCGAAGGGTGTCGGCGAACTCGGCCTGTGCGGCGTCGGCGCGGCGATCGCCAACGCGATCTACAACGCCACCGGCGTGCGCGTGCGCGATTATCCGATCACGCTCGACAAGCACCTCGATAAACTGCCCGAAGTGGCATGAGCGCGACCTCGCGATAAGACACCTCCATGGCCGATAATGATTCCGTCCTCGCCGCGTATCGTAGCTGGCACGGCGCCCCCGTCGCGCTCGCCACCGTCATCTCCACCTGGGGATCGGCGCCGCGGCCGCGCGGCAGCCATATGCTCGTCCATGCCGACGGCCGGCTGGAGGGCTCCGTCTCGGGCGGGTGCGTCGAGGGCGACGTGCTGGCGCTGGCGGGCGAGGTCATCGCCGGCGGGCGCCCCGAACGGCGGCGTTATGGCGTGGCGGACGGCGCGGCGTGGGAGGTGGGGCTCCCCTGCGGCGGCACGATCGAAATCCTGGTGCAGCCGATCGGCGACGATGGCTTCCCGGCCGTGCTGTTCGATGCGATCGATGCGGCCCGCGACGACGGCCGCGGCGTCACAGTGCATACCGATCTCGCAAGTGGACGAAGCGGTCTCGCACCGATCGCCGGCGAGGCGGGGTTCGCCAATCATTATGCCGCGCCGCGCCAGCTTCTGATCGTCGGCGCGGTGCAGATCGCGCAGTCGCTCGCGCGGATCGCCGATACGTTGGGCATCCGGACGACCGTGATCGACCCGCGCAGCCGCTTCCTGACCGAGGAGCGCTTTCCTGGCGTGACGCTCGACGATCGCTGGCCCGACGAGGCGGTCGCGGCCTGTCGGCCCGGCGCCTCGACCGCGGTCATCACACTCAGCCACGATCCCAAGATCGACGATCCGGCCTTGGTCGCGGCGCTGGCCGCACCGACCGGCTATGTCGCGGCGCTGGGCTCGCGGCGCAGCCACGCCGCACGCCTCGAACGGCTGGCGGCGCTCGGCATCGGCCCGGCCGATCTGGCGCGGATCGAGGGGCCGGCCGGCATCGACATCGGCGCGATCGGTGCGGCGGAGATCGCGCTCTCGGTCGCGGCCGGCATGGTCAGGGCGCTGCGTGATCCCGCCTGAGGCGATCGCGGTCGTCCTGCTCGCCGCCGGCAGCTCGAGCCGGTTCGGCACAGCCGACAAGCTTGCACAAACACTCGACGGGCTGCCGCTCGGGCTTCATGCCGCGCGGACCCTCAGCCGATTACCCTTCGCCGCGCGGATCGCGGTGACCCGACCCGACGGCCCAGACTTTCGGTCGCAGGAGTTCGCGCCGGTCATCAATCCCGATCCGGACGCCGGCCAGTCCGGTTCGATCCGCCTCGGTCTCGCCGCGGCGCGTTTGGCGGAGCCGCGCGCAGTGCTGATCGCGCTGGCCGACATGCCGTTCGTCACGATCGCCCATATCGCGGCGCTGATGGTCCAGTTCGACAGCGACGCTGGCGTGGTCGCATCGAGCGATGGCGGTCGGGCCCTGCCGCCGGCCCTGTTCGACGCGACGCATTTCCCGGCACTCGAAACGCTGACCGGCGATGCCGGCGCGCGCGCGCTGCTTCGTGAGGCGACCCTCGTCGCGGCGCCCCCCGCGGAGCTTCGCGACATCGACACGATCGAAGATCTCCACGCCGCGCGGACGCGGTAACGCGGATCCGATCCTAGCGCCGGCGGGCGGCCATCCGGGCGTCGACCGTCGCCCGCCAGCGACGGCTGCGCAGCCACATCGTGATGCCGGTCACCCCCAGCACCGCCGGCGCGACGCCGCCAAGGATGACGATCAGGCGCCAGACCGGGCCGGTATCGTCATGCCCCTCGTGGATGGCGCGCATCCACTGCATCACTGGCCCCTGCTGCCGCATGTCGGCGGGGACAAACGCGCCGGTCGTGTCGTTGATCGCGAGCCTTTGGCGCTGTCCCTCGCCGCCGATCTGCGCGATCCAGCGGCCGTTCTGCTCGGTCGGATAATCGAGCTGGCCGATCGCACCGCGCGCCGCGAAGCGCGTCGCCACGGCATCGAGCGACAGATGCGGCGCCGCGACCGGCGTGAACCCGCCACGGCCGCCCCGCGCCGGCTCGCCCACCAGCCCGCCGAAGAAGCCGGGAAACGAGATCCACGCCCCGCTGAGCGACAGGATCGCGAGCGGCAGCGCGATCCAGAAGCCGACCTGATGATGGAGATTGTAATCGAGCTTGTCGCCGCGCCGCCAGCGCAGCGCACGCAGCCACCGCCCGACCGTGGGCCACCACAGCCAGATGCCCGACAGGCACGACACCAGCATGATGATGCCGAGCCAGCCGACGATCGGCCGCCCCGCAACGGGGATCAGCAGCGATCCGTGGAATCGGTGCAGCGTCACTTCGAAGAAATCGTCGCCCTCCTCGGTCGGGACGATATGCGCGGTGGCCGGATCGACCGAGACCCGCACGGGGCGCGGACGGCCACGCGGCGGCCCATCCGCGCTCGCCGCCGGGAAGGCGCTCACGGTAATTGACGGCGCTTCCTCGCTCGGCAGGCCGATCGAGGCGAGGCGTGCGCCGGTGGGCAGCGTCGCCTGTGCCGCCGCGACGTAGCGCGACAATGGCAGCGGCGCCGCCGGCGCGGCCTCGCCCCATTCCTCTTCGATCCAGTCATGCGCGAGCAGCACCGAGCCCGACAGGCTCAGCGGGATCAGGATCACGCACAACGCGATCCCGATCCACTTGTGAACCTGGAACCAGGCGCGGCGCAGCTCGATCTTCGTCACTGGTCGCTGCCCTCCGCTTCGCCCTCGGCGGCATCCTGATCGTCGTCGCCGTCGGCATCCTCATCCGAAGCAGCAGGCGCCGAGGTGACGAGCGCGGGCAGGCCATGCGCCGTCAGCTGGCGGTTGAACGCCGGGACGTCCCTGCCGATCAGCGTCGCATAATCGGCGCGTGCCGCCTTGATCTCGCCTTCCATGAGATCGACCAGCATCGGCATCGTCTTCGTCGGCCGCTGCTCGGCGCTGCCCGCCACGTCCAGAACGTTACCGTTCACGCCTGCATAGAGCCACAGCAGGTTGAAATAGGTCTTGTAGGCCGAGGTGTAATATTTGTCGTCGCTCGGCTGCATATCCTTGTTGAACAGCTGATATTCCACCGCCTCCAGCTTGCGGTCCATCACGTCGGCCGATCGGCTCATGCTGGCATTGCTGCCCGTCAGCCGCGGCCGCATGTCCTCGATCTGGCGACGCATGCGTTCGATCATGTTCACGACGTCGGCGGTCTGGCGGACATCGTCCCTGATGCGCAACGCCAGCGTGGTCGTGGCGGCCAGTTCCGGCGCGGTGCCGGGGCTGGACGGATCGAGCATGATCTCGAGCGGCGCGGTCAGCACCTTGCCGTCGACCGTCAAGCGCACCGTGTAGGTGCCCGGCGGCACCAGTGGTCCGCTCTGGCGCGTCGGCAGGCCCCATTGGGTCACGGTGCGATAGGCGCGGTTCGACTTGAAGCGCGGCTCGTTCCAGATGTCCGGATTTTCGACCGGCGTCGTGCGCAGTTTGACGTTGTCCAGCCGGTCGTAGCGCAGATCCCACACGATGCGGTTGATGCCGGCATCGCCCTTGTGGCTGAGCGTCCGCACCACCGCGCCCGACGCGTCGAGGATCTCGGCGCGGACCGGCTTGGCCGCGGCGCCCTTCAGCCAGAAGTTGACGTAAGCGGCCTGATTGCGCGGCAGACGATAGGTCGGGCGCGGATCGAACAGCCGCACGTCGGGCTCGGCCTTGCCGGCAGCATGATCGGCGGCAAGCTGCTCCAGCGGGGTGACGTCGGGCAGGATGTAGAAGCCGCGGCCCCAGGTCGAGAGCACCAGATCGTGGAAGCGCTGCTGCACCACCGCCCACGTCACCGGCGAGGGCGGCAGCCCCTGCTTCAGCCGCGTCCAGTGCGCGCCGTCATCGATCGAATAATGCAGCGCATTGCCCGTACCGACGAACAGCAGGCCGGGCGTGTTCGGATCCTGCGCGATCACACGAGCATAGCCGAGCTCTCCGCGCGGCAGATCGCCGTCGATCCGCGTCCACGTCTTGCCGAAGTCGCGCGTGCGATAGACGTAAGGATCGCGATCGTCGTTGATGTGGAAATCGACCGTGACGTAGGCCGTGGCCGGATCGAACACCGACGGTTCGATGCTGCTGATCGTGCCCCACGCCGGCAGCCCGGCGATGTTCTTCGTGACGTCGGTCCACTTCCCGCCGCCGTCGGTGGTGTACCACAATTTGCCGTCGTTGGTGCCGGCCCAGATCAGGCCCTGCTGCTTCTTCGACGGTGCGATCGCATAGACGACCTCGCCATAGAATTGGCCGAGATTGTCGCCGACGAGGCCGCCCGACGGCCCGAGCCGGCTGGGATCCTTCGTCGACAGGTCGGGGCTGATCTCGCTCCAGCTCTCGCCCGCGTCGCTCGTCTTCAGGACATACTGGCAGCCATAATAGACCTGCTTCGGATCGAACGGGTCGATCGCCAGCGGTGCCGTCCAGTGGCAGCGATATTTGGCGTCGCCCGGCGCCGAGCTGAGCGTGTGCAGCCACGGCGCGACCGAGCGCGCGAGGTGGGTCTTGGCATCCCACCGCGTCACCTCGTTGCCGTAGCAGGTCGCCCAGACGATATCGGGATTGCCGGGCTCCGGCACGGTCCAGCCGGACTCGCAGCCGCCCATGCCATGCTCCCAGCCCGCGGTCGCGCCGAGCCCCCACGACGTGCTGCCGAACGGATTGCTCGGCCCCCGCATCGTGCTGTTGTCCTGCATGTTGCCGTAGAAATTGTACGGGATGCGATCGTCCACCGCGACATGGTAGATCTGCCCGATCGGCAGGCCGGTCTTGCGCCAGCCGTCGCCGCCGACCGTGGTGATGTCGATGCCGCCGTCATAGGTGATGGCGAAATGCTTCGGATCCTTGGGATCGAGCCAGATATCGTGATTGTCGCCGCCCCACGGGCGGATCTCGAACGTCTTCCCGCCGTCGCTGGAGACGTGATAGTTGCTGCTGGCGACATACACCTTGTCGGCATCGCCGGGCGACACCGCAATCTTGATATAATAGCCGGCGCGGCCGGCGAGCGTGCGATCCCAGCTCACTCGCTGCCAATTCTCGCCGCCATCGTCTGAGCGCCAGACCGAGCCCTGCCCCGGCGCCTGGATCAGCGCGTAGATGCGTTTCGGATCGGTCGGGGCGATCGCCACGTCGATCTTGCCCACCGGCGGCTTCGGCATGCCGTGGCCGACGACGCGCTTCCACGTCTTGCCGGCATCGTGCGTGATGAACACGCCGCTGCCGGGGCCGCCGCTGAACTCGCCCCACGTGTGCATCACGACCTGCCACGTGCCGGCGACGAGCGTGTTGGGATCCTTGGCGTCGATCGACAAACCGGAGCAGCCGGTGTTCGGATCGACGAACAGCGAGCGCACCCAGCTCTTGCCGCCGTCGACCGTATGATAGACGCCGCGTTCCTGCTGCGGCCCGGTCATGCGGCCGGCGGCGCAGACCCACAATTCGTCGGCGTTGGTCGGGCTGGCAATCATGTGGGCGATGCGGCCGGTGCCCTTCAGCCCCATGTTGGTCCACGTCTTGCCGCCGTCGGCCGAGCGATAGACGCCGTCGCCCATCACATCCATGTCGCGGATCGCCCACGCCTCGCCGGTGCCTGCCCAGACGATGTTCGGATTGGCCGGCGAGACCGCGAGCGCGCCGATCGCGGCGACCGACTGGTCATCGAACACGGGCGACCAGCGGTTGCCGCCGTCGGTCGATTTCCACACGCCGCCCGACGACGCGCCTGCATAGTATGTGTTGTAGTCGCCCGGAATGCCCGCAACCGAAGCGATGCGATTGCCGACCATCGGGCCTGCAAAATGGAACCCGAACGCGTTGGGATCGGGGCGCGCGCGCTGCGCGAGCGCGTCGCCGCTCCACGCCGATGCGGCCGACGCCATCGCGAACCAGAAGCGCCAGCCATTCATCTTCGAATCTCCTCGGGTCGGTCGTATACTAGGTCGGAAGACGCCGTCGCTACCGATCGTCGTCACCCACGCCGACCTGCTCGTCGCCGTAGAGCGCAAGTTCACGGCGACGCTCCAGCTCCGTCGTCACCGCGATCGGCGCCAGCTTGGCCTGGCCGGCCGCGGCGTTGAAGCGAGCGAGGTCGTTGGCCTTCAACGCCGTCCATTCCGCCAGATCGCGCGCGGCCTCCGCCTTGAGCTGTTCGAACAGGGCGTAGGATTGCTGGGTCGGATCGGTATCGCCCTCGCCCACCGTGGTCGCGAGCGAAGCCAGCATATTGTTGAGCGCGGGCGGATAGTTAAGCGGATCCTCGAACGCGACCGACTTCTTCTGGTAGAGCTTGTCCTCGACCAGCCCGACCTTCGCCTGCAGCGCATCCGCCGCCTGCAGCAAGGCGGCATTGCCCGCCGCCTGCTTGCGCATCGCATCCAGCTTGGCATGCAGGCCGCGTATCTCGAGTACGGCGTTCTGCACCGCGTCGAACTCGGCATTGATCGCGCTGACCAGATCGAACTGCTTCTGCAATTGCGCCTGCGTCACCGACAGGCTCGGATTGGGCACGATCGTGAAGGGCTGGACCTGGCTCTTGCCGGCCACCGTCAGGCGAACCTTGTACGCGCCGGGTAGCGCGATCGGGCCGCCGCCGGTGGCGTTCCACAGCGGCGAGTGCGGCACCTTCACCGGCGCCTCGTAGCGCATGTCCCACGCGAAGCGGTTGAGGCCCGCATACATCGTCAGCTTGGACTTGGCGAGCGGCTGGAACTCCTCCTCGGTGCCGGGCTTCTCGTCCGGCTTCGCACCCTGCGTCGGTTGCGGGAAGGTGCGCACGACCCGATCCTGCGCGTCGAGGATCTCCAGCTTCACCGCTTCGGGCTTGGCGGCCGTCTTGAGCGAATAATAGATGATCGCGCCCTGCGGCGGGTTGGCGCCGGTCGAGGTCGTGCTGCCGTCGCCATGCCCCCAATAGACGACGCGCTTGGTGACGCGCGGCGCGAACAGGTGGACGGTCTCGTCGGCGATCGCCGGCCGCCACTGGCGCAGCGGGCTGACGTCGTCGAGGATCCAGAAGGAGCGGCCGTGGGTGGCGACCGCGAGATCGTCGGCGTGGACGACCAGATCGTGCACCGGCGTGCGCGGCAGGTTCAGCTGCAGCGGCTGCCAGTGGCCACCATCGTCGAACGAGACGAAGATGCCGTTCTCGGTGCCCGCATAGAGCAGGCCGTCGCGCACCGGATCGGCCCGGACGACATGGACATAAGCGTCGGCCGGCAGCCCGTCGGTGATCGATACCCAGCTCTTGCCGTAATCATCGGTACGGAAGGCGTGCGGGCGCAGATCGTCCAGCCGGTGGCAATCGACCGCGATATAGGCCGTGCCGGGCTTCTTCGGATGCGGCTCGACCATGTCGACCGTGCCCCATTCGGGCATCGCCTTCGGCGTCACGTTGCTCCAGCTCGCGCCGCCGTCCCGGGTCAGCTGGACGAGGCCGTCGTCAGTGCCGGCCCAGATCAGTCCCTTGGCGACCGGCGATTCATTGACCGAGAAGATCGTGTCGTAGGTTTCGACGCCCGTCACGTCCTTGGTGAGCGGGCCGCCCGAGGCGATCTGCTTGTCCTTGTCGTTGCGCGTCAGATCGGGCGAGATCGCCGTCCACGATTTGCCGCTGTCGGTCGAGCGCCACAGCACCTCGTTGGCATTGTACAGCACGTTTGGATCGTGCGGCGAGAAAGCGAGCGGCTCGGTCCATTGCGCGCGATGAAGCAGGATCTTCGGCGCCTGCCCGATCGATTCACGCGGCCACGGCCCGATTTCGGTCAGCTGGCCGGTCTTGTGATCGTAGCGCGTGACCTTGCCGCCGTAGCTGTTAGCGATCACCACCGACGGATCCTTCGGATCGGGCACGACATAGCCGCTCTCGCCGCCGCCCACCGAATGCCAGCTTTCGACCGCCATCGGCCCGCGCACGTTGCTGCTGGCGTGCACGACCGAGCTGTTGTCCTGCTGCGAGCCGTAGAGATTGTAGGGCGTCAGCGCGTCGGTCGCG is a genomic window of Sphingomonas nostoxanthinifaciens containing:
- a CDS encoding dienelactone hydrolase family protein; this encodes MLLRSDEVQDVAVPGGGAMRMHLFRPAIEGRFPGVLFFSEIYQVTGPIRRLAAMLAGHGYVVAVPEVYHEYEPAGTVLAYDPAGTDRGNALKFAKPVAAYDADARAGLSALAEHAACNGKLATFGVCLGGHLAYRAALDPRVVAAACFYATDIHSGTLGEGRADDSLERMADLKAEAMFVWGRQDPHVPYDGRELIRTRLEAVGASYEWHEVNAQHAFLRDEGPRYDPALFMQAVAWTLALYRRAMG
- the paoA gene encoding aldehyde dehydrogenase iron-sulfur subunit PaoA yields the protein MYGPADLAISRRGIMAGGAATAALTTVPLVEADSALPRADPPKMTVALTVNGKHHALKLDTRTTLLDTLREHLQLTGTKKGCDHGQCGACTVIVNGQRINSCLSLALQHEGDEITTIEGLGSPDHLHPMQAAFIEHDGYQCGYCTPGQICSAVAVLDEIRRGVPSHVQADVAADPKATNLELRERMSGNICRCGAYSNILEAMEQVAGSHA
- a CDS encoding FAD binding domain-containing protein, translated to MKAFTYSRAKNAAEAAAAVAHTPGAKFLAGGTNLLDLMKLQIETPTHLVDVQDLKLDRIEATPEGGLRIGALVRNTALASDPRVRRDYGVLTRAIVAGASGQLRNKATTAGNLLQRTRCPYFYDTNQPCNKRRPGSGCAAIGGYSRQLAIVGTSDACIATYPGDMAVAMRVLDAQVETVDPTGAKRTIPIADFHRLWGDTPNVETNLKRGELITAVTLPRPLGGRHLYQKVRDRASYAFALVSVAAVIQPDGSGRVAFGGVAPKPWRVEPAEAAMRRGAKAVAAQTFADARPTNDNRFKLALAERTLAAVMAEARA
- the paoC gene encoding aldehyde oxidoreductase molybdenum-binding subunit PaoC encodes the protein MKFDTPAGTNPIDQLKVVGRPTNRIDGKFKTTGTAPYAYERHDVVPDQAYGFVVGAAIAKGRITAMNTADAKAAPGVIAVVTTLDYPTPLPLGMMNIAHLFGGAEVAHYHQAIALVVAETFEQARAAASLIRTDYARTPGKFDLAAEVDGAPLAPADSKDKPPIDRVGDFADAFAAAPVKIDRTYTTPDESHAMMEPHATIAAWTGDKLTVWTSNQMIAWSKGSLAKTLSIPAANVRVDSPFIGGGFGGKLFIRSDVVLAALGAKAAKQPVKIALTRPMMMNNTTHRPATIQRVRLAATRDGRLTAIAHNSTSGNLPDGRPETAVAQTRLLYAAPNRETYMKLATLDLPEGNAMRAPGEAPGLMVLELAMDEMAEALGMDPVEFRILNDTQVDPEKPSRPFSERHLVECLRTGAERFGWSKRNAKPAQVREGRWLIGMGMAAGFRNNQLTKSAARIRLEHGGQLTIETDMTDIGTGTYTILAQTAAEMMGVPIERVTVRLGDSDFPASAGSGGQWGANNSTAGLYAACVKLREQVAQRLGFNTADATFADGKVSAGNRAIPLAEAAQAGPLVAEDGIEYGTLDKQYQQSTFAGHFVEVAVDNYTGETRIRRMLAVCDAGRILNPKAARSQVIGAMTMGVGAALVEELAVDKRFGFFVNHDLASYEVPVHADIPHQEVIFLDYPDNKSSPMKAKGVGELGLCGVGAAIANAIYNATGVRVRDYPITLDKHLDKLPEVA
- a CDS encoding XdhC family protein, translated to MADNDSVLAAYRSWHGAPVALATVISTWGSAPRPRGSHMLVHADGRLEGSVSGGCVEGDVLALAGEVIAGGRPERRRYGVADGAAWEVGLPCGGTIEILVQPIGDDGFPAVLFDAIDAARDDGRGVTVHTDLASGRSGLAPIAGEAGFANHYAAPRQLLIVGAVQIAQSLARIADTLGIRTTVIDPRSRFLTEERFPGVTLDDRWPDEAVAACRPGASTAVITLSHDPKIDDPALVAALAAPTGYVAALGSRRSHAARLERLAALGIGPADLARIEGPAGIDIGAIGAAEIALSVAAGMVRALRDPA
- a CDS encoding nucleotidyltransferase family protein, coding for MIPPEAIAVVLLAAGSSSRFGTADKLAQTLDGLPLGLHAARTLSRLPFAARIAVTRPDGPDFRSQEFAPVINPDPDAGQSGSIRLGLAAARLAEPRAVLIALADMPFVTIAHIAALMVQFDSDAGVVASSDGGRALPPALFDATHFPALETLTGDAGARALLREATLVAAPPAELRDIDTIEDLHAARTR
- a CDS encoding PepSY-associated TM helix domain-containing protein, encoding MTKIELRRAWFQVHKWIGIALCVILIPLSLSGSVLLAHDWIEEEWGEAAPAAPLPLSRYVAAAQATLPTGARLASIGLPSEEAPSITVSAFPAASADGPPRGRPRPVRVSVDPATAHIVPTEEGDDFFEVTLHRFHGSLLIPVAGRPIVGWLGIIMLVSCLSGIWLWWPTVGRWLRALRWRRGDKLDYNLHHQVGFWIALPLAILSLSGAWISFPGFFGGLVGEPARGGRGGFTPVAAPHLSLDAVATRFAARGAIGQLDYPTEQNGRWIAQIGGEGQRQRLAINDTTGAFVPADMRQQGPVMQWMRAIHEGHDDTGPVWRLIVILGGVAPAVLGVTGITMWLRSRRWRATVDARMAARRR